The DNA region caagaaatgcgaattctggctaaagagcgtcacattcttgggacacataatatcagcagcaggagtgTCTGTGGAACTTAAGAAGGTAGAAGCAATCATGGACTGGTCGAGACCAAAgaatgtgacagaaattcgaagcttcttgggattagcaggctattatcaaaaatttgttgaaggattctcttcaatagccatacccTTCACTAAACTCACGCAAAAGAACTCTAAGTTTCAATGGTGTGAAGAATGTGAGCAAAGTTTCGAGACCTTGAAGAAGAAACTTGCCTCTACTCGGGTATTggtattgccaactgaaggAAAAGATTTCACCATCTACAATGATGCTTCAGaaggaggtttaggatgtgtgCTCATGCAAGATGGAAAGGTGATCGCCTACGCTtcaaggcaactgaaaccataTGAGCAAAACTATCCGACGCATGACCTCGAACTAGCTGCAGTGGTGTTCGAACTATAAATATGGAGGCATTATCTCTATGGAGccaagtgtgagattttcaccgatcaccaaatctcaaatatttgttcacgcaaaaagaactaaatatgcggcagagacgatggattgaactcctgaaggattacgacttgacgataagctaTCATCCGGACAAGGCAAACAAGGTAGCTGATGCTTTGAGTCGGAAGAATATGAGCAAAGTAATCCTAGcgtcactttcagcacaaccatgccTCCGATAAATGATCAAGATAAGTCAAGATCGAGACCCCACTTTGGTGAAACTGAAACAACAAGCTGAAGAAGGAAAATCATCGGATCTCCAGATAGATGACAAGGGAGTGGTGTGGATGAAAGGAAGATTGTGTGTACCTGACATTGAAAATCTTCGACATGAAGTAATTTCTGAAGCACAcaagtcaaaattttcagtccacCCCGGTAGTACCAAAATGTAtaaagatttgaagaaaaacttctggtggagtggaatgaaaaaGGACGTTGCAATGTTTGTCtccaagtgtcacgtgtgccaacaagtcaaggcagaaCACTAGAGACCTGGTGGACTTCTTCAACCTTTGGAAATCCCggaatggaaatgagaacatatttccatggactttgtattcggtttaccaaagtctagacaaagCCAGGATGGTatatgggtaatcgtagatagactcacaaaatctgcacatttcttaCCTGTCTGTATGAACTATAATCTGGATAAACTGGCTACCTTATACATGAATAATATCGTACGGTTACACGGAGTTTCATTTAGCATACTATCAGACAGAGATTCTAGGTTTACATCCCGTTTTGGGAAGAGCTTTCAAAAAGCTATGGGGACAAAAGTTACTCTTAGTACAACATATCACCTTCAAACGGACGACCAAACTGAGAGGACAATACAAACTCTTGAGGACATGCTTAGAGCATGTGCATtagacttcagtggtaattggagcgaacatctgtTCTTAATTGAGTTCGCATACAATAATAATTATCACAGcagtattggaatggcaccGTACGAAGCTCTGTATGAACGCAAGTGTCGATCGccactatattgggatgaagtaggggaaaaagccatgGTTGGACCCGAactgatccaagaaacagtggataaaatTGCTATGATCAAAGAGAGACTGAAAACTGCACaggatcgacagaaaagctgggctgaccTGAAAAGAAGACCCGTGGAATTTGAAGTGGGTGAAAAAGCCTATGTGAAAGTATAACCCATGAAGGGTGATGCGGTTCAATAAAACTGGGAAATTGAATCCTAGATACATTGGACCTTTTGAAATCCtcgagaaagtgggaacacttgcttatagaaTAACACTTCCACCTGATATGTCAAGAATCCACAATGTTTTCCACGTTTCGTAGCTAAGAAAATATATTTCCGATCCAAGTCATATTCTTGAGGCTGGACCACTTCTGGTTGAGGGCAACCTAAACGAGGAACTAAAATACGAGGAAGTTCCAATccgaattgtggataacaaagatcaagcactgaggcgacgaactattccatatgtcaaagtacaatgatccaatcacaccgaaaaagaagctacttgggagttggaagaaaagatgcgagaacaatattcttatctctttgaagatcgggtatagccaagtttcgaggacgaaactcctCATAAGGTGGGAAGGATTTGAGGACCCAAGAATTAGCTATACAAAGCCATGAATTCAAAGAGGAATTTGAAGGGACATAACAACATTTTAATGGTGTTTAAAGCCATAAGGAGGCCATAAACATGGTGGTAATGGTATTGAATGGTAGCCTCTTCACCTCCCCTCCATGGACATGGTGGTAATGGCATTGAATGGTAGCCTCTTCACCTCCCCTCCATGAACCTATAAATACCCCCCAAGAGATAAAGGAAACCACACCAAAAACAAGGCACAAGCTGTCCATATTTTCGAGCTCCATAGCGGTTATTCTCAAGCCTAGGTTTACCTCCGTCCTCCCCACATTTTGTCCCAAGTTTTGAGCTAAGGTTGCTGCTCAAGTGCTGCCACTATTCGGAAGAGTTCGAGTAGATTTCCTCCCAGTAGTTCTTCACGTTTTATTCCGAAGATAATAATcaagtaagtgggtttttgctaAACCCTTACGTACACTTGTATTTCATAAGTGTactatttgatatatatattgatatacttgttcttcGTAAGTATATCCATAATTGCTTAAAAATACGTTATGTATGTTTCTTGAAATTCGATTGGCATGATATATTCGTTCTTATTTGTTATGAACATTCTTGAATAATTTGTTATTGGATATtagttataatatttgaaagcatgtttgaaatatttgaaatgcactGCAATGATTCGAATTAGAAATGGCAAGAAAATTCCgatatttgatatgttttgtGTAAGGCCCTGATGTGATGGGATACAATAACCGTTCTtttggcctcgccccttagaggagtaacatataggggactgatcagtaaaccatggaaatgagatgattttcagtgctatGCTTTTACTTTGTTTATATTCGACTCAACATGCTTactattgaaattatgattccattgaaattatgataatatattcgtataattataaccttgatATTCGTTATGCCCGATCGGCCctcatttactgagtatttcccaagtactcaccccttacattcccacccagataagaacgaggaacaaatcgaagataaagaacaagaataattttggggatggtgatccgATTCAAGACCAGTCTCGTTACTCTATATTTTAGTTAGATTATAGTATTTTACGCTTCCGCATTTCGTTTCAATcgcattgtaaagacgattgttgatttatgtaatagactggcttttggttatttgatgtactacatggcttgttgttatacaattttaaattgttaaacaatgtcgaCGGCACGTCTCGGTTTCAGGGCGTGACAAAAAAGACATCGGCAGACAACATTGGACACACAACTCAACGCATACAGACAAATCTGCAACGACCCTCTACTAAATTTCAATCTTCAAGCACTAGTTTCAGGCATTCCAATATAATTTCTATCACTCTATCGTTTTAGATTTCAAcaactttatattttatatttatatgtcCTGTAAATTTCTACggtttattgaaaatataaacaattTCAGGGATTTATTCCTCAAATTCCAATAGTTTTCTTCATTTTGGATGTTATAGTTGTTTTAGGAGATTAGAATCGACGATCAAATTTAGGATTCGCTTTCGCTTGTTTTTAGAAGttaaattttatcattttcacacAAATCGGTGCAACTTCGCACTTGGCACGCCCGCAAATCAAATATTGTGCAAACATATTTTTGGCACGCCCGGTGGGACCATCACTATGCCGCCAAGAAGAAAGAAAAACGTCAATCAAGGGGATGGGGAGTCTCAACCAAGCCAGGAGGAGGTTCACGCTCCAACAGAGCAGCCAGCTGCTGAAGAGCCGACCAGGGAGTTGGATTTGCATCGAAGTAATGTTCCAGAGATGTATGCTCATATTTCAAACCGTTCGGTTGAAGAATTGACTGCGATGAAGATTGAAAAAATATCATAAGCACTGTCCAAGGTTGTGTCTGATTGCTTGAAGACAGTATTGGGTAAACTGAACCAGTCAACAAACAAAGAGCAGAACATAAGTGAAAAAGAAGGGAATCAAGGAAGCAACCAAGTCAGGGAAATAACAACGTCCATGAATTTGACCAGGGAGTAGGAAACTCAAGGGCTGGCGATACTCACCGCCTGGAGTTCATTGTCCCGAATCAGCCAGAAAGAAGGTATACACCACATCACAAGAGAGAAGAAACCTTAGAGGGAGGGCTCAGCCATATCCATGTGCTCATGGAGTGGGGAGCTCTAAGCAACCTGTTACTCAGATGTACAGCATGACAAATCCTCTGTATCAACTGGGAGCGTACGAAGACATGTCACACGTGGATTATCCAGGAGTAGATGGGGGTTTTCCCAGGAGGTAATGTTGGTTCAAATGCAAGGTTTCAAGCTCGGGGGGAAAATTATTACCATCAGCCACTCCCAGCTCGGAACATTCACGTGGTTGATCCAGAAATGGTGAGAGAGGCCAGTTCAAGAGCTATATGGGCCGGCTTTGAGGCAGATAGGCCGCCCAGAATTCCACAAACCCTATCCAGAATACATAGACGTGAATAACCCATATCCGAGGGGTTATAGAGTTCATGATTTCAGCTTGTTCTCTGGGGAGGATGTCTAGTCCAACGTGGAACACATAGCCAGATTTACCATCCAGTGCGGAGAAATAGCCAACTTAGAGAACTTCAACAATTTAAAGTTGCGCCTATTCCCAAATTCTCTCACTGGGATTGCATTTGCTTGGTATGCCTCACTCCCCAGAAATTCAGTGATGAATTGGCAAGAGATGGAAAGACAATTTCACATTCAATTCTATAGAACAGAGCCAGAAGTGTGCATTGTCGATTTATCCAGAGTCACCCAAAAGAAAGGAGAATCTGTGGAATATTTCATAGACATGTTCAAAAAGATAAAGAATAGGTGCAAGGTATTTCTACCTGAAACCGACTTCGTGAAAATGGCACAAAAGGGGCTGGATTTTGAATCGAGGAAGAAATTCCAAGGTATGGAGTTCTGAGATTTCTTTGAGCTAGCTGCCAAAGTGGCTGAATACGAAGAACTATTGCGGGAAGAGtcatacaagaagaaaactgctATGAGGTCTTATTATCAGAAGGTGGAAGACGTGGCATTGGCAGAAATTCGATCAGCTGGTTCTTGCACAGTTCCCCTGCTAAAAAAGAAGTCAGcagaacttgaaaagaagaacaACTCCCAACTCCCCAAAGTCATGCAGTATATATTTGATGTGTCGAAAACCGAGGAAGTTTTCGATTTCTTGGTAAAAGAAAAATTCATCACTTTTCTACCTGATCACAGGATGCCACCCACAGAAGAGCTGAAAGGACGAGAGTATTATAAGTACCACAACTCCTACAATCATGCTACTAAATCTTGTTGGGCGTTCAAGAACATTTTGCAGGACAGAATTAACAAGGGAGTCGTGAAGTTCCCAAACAAACAGGAGTCTATGGCGGTGGATGATGATCATTTTCCCCCAGTAGCTTTGGTCAATGTGAATGTGACATATTTGGGGGATCTTCTCAATGAGAAAAGAAGCCAATCCTTTGCGGCGAAAGAGCGAATAATCAAGAAATACTGGATCCCGAAGGGTCAACTGTATGAAGTCACTGGAAGGTATAATGCCGATCGACTAAGAACGTTTCAGCAGCGTTTAACTAGGGATGTTGGTGAATCCGCAGCCTCTGGGCCGAGGAACCAATATTTCTTTGAAAGACCAGTGCATGAGAATCAAAAGTTCAGAGGGGAATCATCTCGTGATCAGCACCAGAGATGCTCGGACAGGAGAAACATATGTAGAGTTGAGTCACGAAAGGTGGAAACCAGGAAAGTATCAGCTGATCAGTGCAAAGAGCGGCGTGCATATGAAATCtcaaaaggaaaaatgattGAGAGTAGGATAGCAAAGCCCAGATACGTCATTCCAGCTAGAGAGGAGTTCAGTGAGTCTTGGAGAGTGGCCCAACACAAAAAGTTCCCTAGGCCACTGAGTAGGACTCAAAAGAGACGACTGTTGAGAGAAAGAGCTGTTGCGAGAAGAGAGGAGTCCGCTAAGTTAGGAAATGAACCCACAATTGATGTTCCAGTCTCCAGGGAGCCAGTGGGGAGTAAATCCAAGTTTGGATGATCGGCTACTGAGGATAAGTTTGTGGAGAATGATGATGATTTGTTAAGCGAAGATGATGatcaaataagaaaaataattaatttttgcagTTGGAGAGTTTCACATCACTGTGGATTGTGTCACAGGAGTGGTGATACTACCAGAGAGGTTTAAAATGATAGAAGAAGAGAATGAGGAGTTGATGCCGAAGAAATCAGTGCAAAAGGAAGAACACACAAATAAACTCCCTGAAGGGAGTTCAAGAGTGATTATCAAGGAGGGCCACCCAAATAAGCCTAAACAGGTGATACTTGAGAAGCCTACACAGATCATGACCAAGCACATAAGGCCGCTGTACATCAAAGCCCAAGTTAATGGAAAACCAGTGTCTAGGGTCTTGATTGACAATGGCTCAGCTGTGAATGTTCTTCCAGTAAGAATGTTAAGAAATCTGGGCAAAACTGAAGAAGATTTGATTCATACTGAGGTTTCTGTTGCTACGTTTACCGGGGAAAGCACCAAGATCATTGGAGTATTCCCGCTGATGTTACTGTAGGGAGCATGTCGTCTTTATGTGCATTTTTTGTGGTGAACTCCTCCGCCAACTTCCAAGCGTTGTTAGGCAGAGATTGGATCCATGCAAACCAGTGCATCCCATCCTCAATGCATCAACTGTTGTTATTTATGAAAGGGGATGATGTGGAGGTTGTAGAAGCGGATGGACATCCGTTCCAAACAAGTGCAAGTGCAGTGTAGGCCAGATATTACAATGGGGATTTTGGGCCTATCAAAATTCGTAGCAATAGCAAGAAAGAAAATCCATTGTACATGTAAACACCAACTCCAAGCTCGGTGTTAGAAAGAATTCTCAAGCCTACTGTTATCGTGCCGCCTAGGCCGATAATTCAACCGCTGATTGAGGAGGTTGATGATTGATTTGAACCAAAAAGGAAAAGAGGTAGCTGCAACCTCTATATGGAAGGCGCATGTGCAGCAGGTTCTGGATGGAGTATGCAACGA from Primulina tabacum isolate GXHZ01 chromosome 14, ASM2559414v2, whole genome shotgun sequence includes:
- the LOC142525039 gene encoding uncharacterized protein LOC142525039, which translates into the protein MIKISQDRDPTLVKLKQQAEEGKSSDLQIDDKGVVWMKGRLCVPDIENLRHEVISEAHKSKFSVHPGSTKMYKDLKKNFWWSGMKKDVAISIGMAPYEALYERKCRSPLYWDEVGEKAMVGPELIQETVDKIAMIKERLKTAQDRQKSWADLKRRPVEFEVGEKAYVKV